One region of Streptococcus salivarius genomic DNA includes:
- a CDS encoding cell division protein FtsQ/DivIB encodes MAKKDQESQEKQVLTEWQKRNLEFLRKKETEDSEEFANGKVVHSQEATSNESQPPVKKKVKKKKKTKRKKRKKGNTTSNIPIAQQNLAGLVVFIAALLIVFSLFFISPWSKQKVLTVSGTKNALPEDVKVASGILDTDYITHVFFNQGKVASTVEKTNVWVKKATVTYSFPNQFNIAVKEYPIVAYRQTTNGYVSILQSGKTGGTVSTSNLPDKFITLKMDDEKKIEELVKELNKLDTKIKNNIQIINLTPTKATSDLLTIELYDGNSIRVPLSQLTVKLPYYEKIKSQLSDGSIVDMEVGLYTTTPEVESSKTDGDKKKDKDKTDKKEENATSEEGQDTTTSTEQHSEEETISENSGIQTEENPPVGQETTHRTSPAQG; translated from the coding sequence ATGGCAAAAAAGGATCAAGAATCACAAGAAAAACAAGTTCTTACAGAGTGGCAGAAGAGAAATCTCGAATTTTTGAGAAAAAAAGAAACCGAAGATTCTGAAGAATTTGCGAATGGAAAGGTCGTTCATTCACAAGAAGCGACTTCAAATGAGAGCCAGCCACCAGTGAAAAAGAAGGTTAAAAAGAAAAAAAAGACCAAAAGGAAGAAACGAAAAAAAGGTAATACAACTAGTAATATTCCAATTGCACAACAAAATCTTGCAGGACTAGTTGTTTTTATCGCTGCACTCCTAATCGTATTTTCACTTTTCTTTATTTCACCTTGGTCAAAACAAAAGGTTCTCACTGTATCAGGAACAAAAAATGCTTTACCAGAAGATGTGAAAGTTGCAAGTGGTATTCTTGATACAGACTATATCACTCATGTCTTTTTCAACCAAGGAAAGGTTGCATCAACTGTTGAAAAAACTAATGTTTGGGTTAAAAAGGCTACAGTTACATATAGTTTTCCAAATCAATTTAATATTGCAGTAAAAGAATACCCAATCGTGGCTTATCGTCAAACTACAAATGGTTATGTTTCTATTCTTCAAAGTGGTAAGACAGGAGGAACAGTTTCAACTAGTAATCTACCTGATAAATTCATCACCTTAAAGATGGATGACGAGAAGAAAATCGAAGAGTTAGTAAAAGAATTAAATAAACTTGATACAAAAATCAAGAATAATATTCAAATTATTAATCTTACGCCTACTAAAGCAACTTCAGATTTACTAACGATTGAGCTGTATGATGGCAATTCCATTCGTGTTCCACTTTCTCAATTAACAGTTAAGCTTCCTTACTACGAGAAAATTAAGAGTCAACTTTCAGATGGAAGTATTGTAGATATGGAAGTTGGACTTTATACAACGACTCCTGAAGTTGAATCATCAAAAACTGATGGGGATAAAAAGAAAGATAAAGATAAGACTGATAAAAAAGAAGAAAATGCAACTTCTGAAGAAGGTCAAGATACTACAACATCAACGGAACAGCATTCTGAAGAAGAAACTATTTCTGAAAATTCAGGTATTCAAACAGAAGAAAATCCACCAGTTGGTCAGGAAACAACTCATCGGACT